TGCGAACACCTATGGCTATACAGACCCTTTCAAGGTAAATGCTACACCAGGTGGAATCATGCGTTTTGATCTGAACAAGGACACCGGAAGGTTTGAAAAAGTTGAAGGCTGGCCTGCGAGCGGAGTTTATGATTGTAAGACCGCAACACCCAAGCTTTCAACAAGAACAGGTATGCTCTATGTATACAATAGAGAAGATGAAAAAAATAAAAAGGAGCATCGAGACTGGCAGGTTACAGGTATTGATTTTAGAACAGGGTTACGTGTCTTAAAATCAAAACTTTATTTTGAAAAAGGGACCTTTAAGGACAATATCAATCTGTTCATGAAAGCAGGTTCATTAGGTAACAAACACTATGATCGAAAGGTCTTCAATAATATTTGGGGAACATTTACTTTTGGCCCGCAAAATAGTTTTTACCTGGGGACCTACAGAGGATTTATCCGTGTTTCTTCAGATTAACAGCCAGATTGACCTTTAAAATCAGCTGAACGCAAAAAGTTGCATGGGTTCAGGATTTTATTGTTCTTTAATGGCTTTGCGAATTTCCTTGGCTTTTTCCGTGGCCTTTACATTTCGTTCTATCACATGTCCGGGCCTGCTCCATTTCTGTTCTTCTTTGCCCAGTAATGATTTTCTGATCTTAAATTTACCTGAATTATCTTTTTTCTTTTGGGTTGGTGTCAAACCCAGGGTTTCGAACATCTGTGCATCCTTATCCTCTCCGGGGTTCGGGGTTGTCAATAACTTTTCCCCTGCGAAAATAGATGAGGCTCCTGCCATAAAGCACAGCGCCTGACCTTCCGAACTCATTTCCGTTCTTCCGGCCGATAATCTTACGGTGGTCTTTGGCATTACAATTCGGGTGGTAGCGATCATTCGAACCACGTCATAAACAGGCACAACCTGCTGCTCTTCCAGTGGAGTACCTTCCACGGCCACTAAGGCATTGATTGGCACTGATTCCGGCTGTGGATCAAGTTTTGAAAGGCTTAACAACATGCCTGCCCTGTCCTCTATACTTTCTCCCATCCCAATAATTCCTCCCGAACAAACTTTTAAAGCACTTTTTCTGACATTATCAAGTGTTTGAAGCCGATCTTCATAACCCCTTGTCGAAATTACTTCTTTGTAATACTCTTCCGAGGTATCCAAATTGTGATTATAATAATGCAATCCGGCTTCTGCCAAACGGGTAGCCTGATTTTCTGTTACCATACCCAGAGTACAACAAACCTCCATATTGAGGTCACTTATTCCGCTTACCATTTTCAAAACACTCTCAAAATCTTCCCCTTCTTTCACGTTACGCCAGGCCGCCCCCATACAAACCCGAGAAGATCCATTATCCTTGGCTCTTTTTGCAAGATTAATTACAGTGTCATAAGGAAGAAGATCATTTTTCTCGATCTGTGTATGATAACGAGCCGCTTGCGGGCAATATCCACAATCTTCAGGACAACCACCTGTTTTGATCGAGATCAGGGTACTCACCTGAATCTTTGAAGGATCATGATTTTCTCTATGTACCGTAGCGGCATCATAGACCAATTGCATGAGTGGCCTGTTATATATTTCTATGATCTCTTCTTTGGAATATGTCTTCATGGTGGGATTTTTAAAAGTTCAAAAATAAGGAAACCTGATGTATTAATCTAAAGAAAGTAACACACTAACCGCATTTCCACCAAACCCTACCGCATTTATCAATACATTTCTGACCTGATTCGGTTCGGATTTAAAACTGTCAAAGGGCAATCCGATAAAGTCCTGATTTTTCATCATTAAAATGGCCATTTCAAGACTCATCCCTCCGGAGGCCCCCAGAGAATGTCCAATAATCCACTTATTTGAAGTCAGCGATGGATGATCCGATCCAAAAACTTTAACAATGGCATTATACTCTGAACTATCTCCCTTTATGGTACCAGGAGCATGCATGACGATCACATCAACTTTTGATCGGTCCATACCTTTTAGTGCCATTTTCATTGAACGCTGAAAACAATCCGCATTGGTTGAAATAGAAATGTTGTGTTTTAGTGGTTCCGTGGCATAACCGATTCCCGAAATACAGGCAAGCCTATCGGGATTTTCACCCCTTTCCAGACAAAATACCGCGGCTGCTTCTCCAAGGACCATCGTATTTGATTTCTTATTCATATCCAGGCTTCTGCAAGGGAATTCTCCCGTGGCCTTGGAATATATTTTTAAGGCCTTCATCTGGGCGAGTGTAAATGGCGTATTCGAGGCTTCACTCCCACCGGCAATAAAGAACTCGCTCATCCCGCTGTTGATCCATGCAATCCCGTTCAAAACTCCGTGAAGGGCCGTGGAACAGGCTATAGAATGGCTAATGACGGGGCCTTGATTATGCAGGTCATGTCCAACCCATGAAGAAATATTTCCTAAGGTTGTTGTTGGAGAACTTAAGGTGTTTACCCTTCCTTTATCACTTCTGAGAAACTCCTCGTGATACTTTTCAAAAAGCCTTGTGGCTCCTCTTGAAGAACCTATGTTTACACCAAATTCTTTATCGCCCCAGTTCACTTTATCATACGCCATTCGCGAACAATAAATGGCCATGAGCACCGAAGGGTCAAGATCTTTATAATTCTTGGTTGTTTTTAATTCATTGATCTCCTCCCATAGATCCGTGCTCAATCCACTGACCAAGGCCGAAAACTTTTCAAAATTAATTTTTCGGATCAGTGAATTTCCACTTTTATATTGCTGCCATATTTGTTTCTCATCCCTGCCCAGGGCAGAAATTGAGGCCATCGAGACAATAGATATCCTTTCTCTCATATCAAACTATTTCCAGGCACTTTTCCATCACCTCATATATCTTATCCAGTTCCTGATCGGAAATAACATAAGGGGGTAAGGTATATACCGTATTTCCCAAAGGCCTTAGAAAAACACCTTGTTCCATAAAGAATTTATAGAGTTTATCCCGTAATGTTCCGTATCTATCCATTTTAACATCGATATCCATAGCCAGTATCACACCGGTTACCCTGGTTCCGGAAACCTTTTCATGCCTGTCAATTCGTCTTTCAAATTCCAGATGACGTTCATTAATTCTATGAATGGCTTCTTGAATTTCTTCAGATCCAAGCAGTTCTATCCCAGCCAAAGCAGCCGTACAGGCTAGTGGATTGGCGGAATAGGTATGTCCGTGAAAAAACCCTTTGGCGATCTCGTCATCATAAAAGGCATGATACACCTTTTCCGAGCAGGTAGTTAGTCCCATGGGTGCCACTCCCGCTGTTAAGGATTTTGAAAGACACATGATGTCTGGTTGAATCGCCATAAAGTCCGAGGCAAAATTTCGGCCTGTCTTACCAAAGCCCGTCATTACCTCATCAGCAATCGTTAATACATCAGCATTTGCTGCCATATCCAAAAGTGCTTCTAAATGCTCCTCATGATACATATGCATTGCGGCTGCGCCCTGAACCAGTGGTTCATAGATAAATGCGGCTACCTCCCCTGTATCGAGCAAAGCCTGAAAATCATGTAAAACACTTGTAATATTATGAGCATCGGGTACAGGAATTCTATCTACGCTCAATAAAAATTCCTCAAAGGGGCCATTGTAAACGGACAGTCCTGAAACTGACATGGCGCCAAACGTATCTCCATGAAAAGCATTATCAAGTGCTACCACACGTTGTTTTTTCTTACCCTTATTAAAATGGTACTGCAAAGACATTTTAATGGCTACATCTACAGAAGTTGAACCGTTATCTGAAAAAAAGATCTTTGACATTTTCGAAGGTAAAATACCCATTAGCTTCTCTGACAATGCTATGGCCGGTGGATGTGTAAACCCACTAAATACAACCTGATCCAATACGTCAAGCTGTTCCTTAACCTTAGAGATTATCTCCGGATGACTATGTCCGTACATACAGGTATACCAGCTTGAGATTCCGTCTATGTATTTGTTTCCTTCTTCATCATACAGCCAGACTCCTTTAGCCTTGACGATAGGAAGGTGTTCCGGATGCAGTTTATGTTGAGTTAACGGATGCCAAAGATGCTTCCTGTCCCTATTTTTTAAATTCATTATATGGTTTCAAGTCTTGACTTAAACAAATTTGCATATCGCTTTATTACAGTCTTATTCAGAACATTTTCTTCGTTAATCCTGCCAATAACTTCTACTTTTCCAATTTCCTTGATGATATGCTCCGTGGTAGGATGCTCATTCCCATTAAATATAATTCCAGATATTGTCAAACCCCTTCTTCTTAATTCATTGATGCTCAGCAAAGTGTGATTTATACTACCCAGATAATGGCGGCTTACAAGAATGATCTTATACTCTTTTTTGATTAGATCAATGATTGTATCCTGACTATTCAGAGGTACCAGCAACCCCCCGGCTCCTTCGATGACAAGGTGATTTTCTGTTTTCGGCTCAATGATTTTATCAATATCAATCTCTATCTTATCGATTTCCGCCGCGGCATGCGGGCTCATTGGGGTTTTCAAGGCATAGGAATGATCATGTGCTTTAGAATTTGAATTTGACAAGAGATCCATCACACTATGTGTATCGGTACGTTGCAATTCCCCCGCCTGAACAGGTTTCCAGTAATCGGCCTCCAGGGCTTCTGTCACTATTGCAGATGCCACGGTTTTACCTACATCGGTTCCTATTCCGGTGATAAAATATTTATTCATGGGTACTGGAAAAAAATCTACACAAAAGTACTCAATAAATAAAGAATTTCCTTCATCTGATGGGCAGTATTATAACTATGCAGACAGAATCTTATACGCTCCTGACCTTTAGGAACCGTTGGATATAATATAGGTTTTGCATCATAGCCTTTGTCTTCCAATCGGGATGAGATTTCCTTTACTTTTCCCGGTGATCCGAATACAGCACTTTGTATCGGGCTTCCACTTTCTATAAAAAAGTCCTCAAGCTTAAAATGGATGATATACGCTTTAAAGCAAGATATATTTTTATGAAGCTTGGCCGGAGCTTTACTTTTTGGTAATAGTGACACTGCATTTTTAACAGCAAGTACAGCGTGGGGAGAAGGAGCCGTTGTATAAATGAAAGATCGTGAAAAATTGATCAGATATTCCTTAAGCACTGAAGAACCTGCTATCATTGCACCATGGCAGCCTAAAGCTTTACCAAATGTGTGGATTCTGGCAAAAACTTTAGATTCCAGTTTCTTTTCAACCACGATCCCTTCGCCCTTCGGGCCAAAAACTCCTGTAGAATGTGCTTCATCCACGATCAGGTTAAAATTTAGTTCTATCGACAGGTCCACCAGTTTTTCAATCGGCCCAAAATCACCATCCATAGAGTAGACCGATTCCACAATCACATAATCTTCTCCTCCTCCGGAAGTAGCTTTTATTTTTCTTCTGAGATCCTCAATATCATTATGTTTAAACTTGAAAGATTTTGCATTTGATAACTTAAGGCCATCGCGAATTGAAGCATGTGAGTATTCATCATAGAAGATCCGATCGCCACGTTGTGGCACAGACGAGAGTAATCCCAAATTAGCGTCATAACCCGAATTAAAGAGCAAAACGGCTTCCGCCTTAAAATGGGATGCCAGATCTTCTTCAAGAGAAGTATGAATCAGGAAGTTACCTGTCAATAATCTTGATCCCGTACTTCCATTAAGATGCTCAAGCCGCTTTAATTCCTTAGCAGATCGCTCAGAGATCGATTCCTCCTTGGAAAATCCGATATAATCATTGGAAGAAAAATCAACCAGTTCTCGTTCATTTACTTCACTTAGTTTCCTTAGCGTGTTACTGAGTTGTCGATCCTTTAATTTACCAAGTAGCTTTGAGGGAAAATTCATAGCGCTAAAATAAAAAAAACGGAGCTAACTCCGTTTCTTTTCAATTTTTTAAGCCTGCCCGGTAGGGCCAAAATTCATGGGTATAGGTGGCTGTTCGTAATCTTTGATCTCACCATTCTTCGATTCAAACCGTTTTACATTATCGGCCAGCGCCTTTGCAAGCCTTTTAGCGTGTTGAGGTGTGAGAATGATTCTTG
This DNA window, taken from Lutimonas zeaxanthinifaciens, encodes the following:
- the bioB gene encoding biotin synthase BioB; translated protein: MKTYSKEEIIEIYNRPLMQLVYDAATVHRENHDPSKIQVSTLISIKTGGCPEDCGYCPQAARYHTQIEKNDLLPYDTVINLAKRAKDNGSSRVCMGAAWRNVKEGEDFESVLKMVSGISDLNMEVCCTLGMVTENQATRLAEAGLHYYNHNLDTSEEYYKEVISTRGYEDRLQTLDNVRKSALKVCSGGIIGMGESIEDRAGMLLSLSKLDPQPESVPINALVAVEGTPLEEQQVVPVYDVVRMIATTRIVMPKTTVRLSAGRTEMSSEGQALCFMAGASSIFAGEKLLTTPNPGEDKDAQMFETLGLTPTQKKKDNSGKFKIRKSLLGKEEQKWSRPGHVIERNVKATEKAKEIRKAIKEQ
- a CDS encoding beta-ketoacyl synthase N-terminal-like domain-containing protein; the protein is MRERISIVSMASISALGRDEKQIWQQYKSGNSLIRKINFEKFSALVSGLSTDLWEEINELKTTKNYKDLDPSVLMAIYCSRMAYDKVNWGDKEFGVNIGSSRGATRLFEKYHEEFLRSDKGRVNTLSSPTTTLGNISSWVGHDLHNQGPVISHSIACSTALHGVLNGIAWINSGMSEFFIAGGSEASNTPFTLAQMKALKIYSKATGEFPCRSLDMNKKSNTMVLGEAAAVFCLERGENPDRLACISGIGYATEPLKHNISISTNADCFQRSMKMALKGMDRSKVDVIVMHAPGTIKGDSSEYNAIVKVFGSDHPSLTSNKWIIGHSLGASGGMSLEMAILMMKNQDFIGLPFDSFKSEPNQVRNVLINAVGFGGNAVSVLLSLD
- the bioA gene encoding adenosylmethionine--8-amino-7-oxononanoate transaminase, translating into MNLKNRDRKHLWHPLTQHKLHPEHLPIVKAKGVWLYDEEGNKYIDGISSWYTCMYGHSHPEIISKVKEQLDVLDQVVFSGFTHPPAIALSEKLMGILPSKMSKIFFSDNGSTSVDVAIKMSLQYHFNKGKKKQRVVALDNAFHGDTFGAMSVSGLSVYNGPFEEFLLSVDRIPVPDAHNITSVLHDFQALLDTGEVAAFIYEPLVQGAAAMHMYHEEHLEALLDMAANADVLTIADEVMTGFGKTGRNFASDFMAIQPDIMCLSKSLTAGVAPMGLTTCSEKVYHAFYDDEIAKGFFHGHTYSANPLACTAALAGIELLGSEEIQEAIHRINERHLEFERRIDRHEKVSGTRVTGVILAMDIDVKMDRYGTLRDKLYKFFMEQGVFLRPLGNTVYTLPPYVISDQELDKIYEVMEKCLEIV
- the bioD gene encoding dethiobiotin synthase, whose product is MNKYFITGIGTDVGKTVASAIVTEALEADYWKPVQAGELQRTDTHSVMDLLSNSNSKAHDHSYALKTPMSPHAAAEIDKIEIDIDKIIEPKTENHLVIEGAGGLLVPLNSQDTIIDLIKKEYKIILVSRHYLGSINHTLLSINELRRRGLTISGIIFNGNEHPTTEHIIKEIGKVEVIGRINEENVLNKTVIKRYANLFKSRLETI
- a CDS encoding aminotransferase class I/II-fold pyridoxal phosphate-dependent enzyme → MNFPSKLLGKLKDRQLSNTLRKLSEVNERELVDFSSNDYIGFSKEESISERSAKELKRLEHLNGSTGSRLLTGNFLIHTSLEEDLASHFKAEAVLLFNSGYDANLGLLSSVPQRGDRIFYDEYSHASIRDGLKLSNAKSFKFKHNDIEDLRRKIKATSGGGEDYVIVESVYSMDGDFGPIEKLVDLSIELNFNLIVDEAHSTGVFGPKGEGIVVEKKLESKVFARIHTFGKALGCHGAMIAGSSVLKEYLINFSRSFIYTTAPSPHAVLAVKNAVSLLPKSKAPAKLHKNISCFKAYIIHFKLEDFFIESGSPIQSAVFGSPGKVKEISSRLEDKGYDAKPILYPTVPKGQERIRFCLHSYNTAHQMKEILYLLSTFV